One genomic region from Candidatus Tisiphia endosymbiont of Dioctria linearis encodes:
- a CDS encoding DHA2 family efflux MFS transporter permease subunit — protein sequence MLTQQAIPSPPLSNKQLLAFFAMTVGMFMAILDIQIVASSLSVIASGLSASSDELSWVQTSYLIAEVIIIPITGFTARLLSTRISYFIAALGFTVMSILCSLATNIETMIIFRALQGFFGGAMIPTVFSTIFIIFSVEKRPAVTVIVGLIVTMAPTLGPTLGGYITEYLSWHFMFLLNVIPGIFVCVIVYLYADFDQPNYDLLKNFDFLGIILLAITLASLQYVLEEGNKKGWTENSLILFLIILTAVGFITLVIRELTFFNPILDLTVFVNKNFTFGCVYSFVIGIGLYGAVYLLPLFLFTIAGFNTVQIGFTMMITGIRQFLSAPLAGRMLGSGIDLRIMLAIGLSMFSLGCYLNSFLTADAKFVEFFLPQFIRGLAMMFCFLPTNNLALGSMSKDKIGNASGLYNLTRNLGGAVGIAVISTLLTDKTKIFSQYLNENISSTSPSAIMKLQFMGQLLDGRVVDPEKVSYFLLANNINKEAFVIAINSIFGIISALFFMVMLFLPFTSTVRGGKGYDAH from the coding sequence ATGCTCACACAACAAGCTATTCCTTCTCCCCCATTATCAAACAAGCAGCTACTTGCATTTTTTGCAATGACAGTCGGAATGTTTATGGCAATATTGGATATTCAAATTGTTGCCAGTTCTTTATCAGTTATTGCCTCGGGACTTTCTGCTTCTAGCGATGAATTATCCTGGGTTCAAACGTCATATCTTATAGCGGAAGTGATTATAATCCCAATAACTGGTTTTACCGCTAGACTTCTTTCTACTAGAATTTCTTATTTTATTGCTGCTTTAGGCTTTACTGTCATGAGTATCCTATGTTCGTTGGCAACCAACATAGAAACAATGATTATTTTTAGAGCTTTACAAGGATTTTTTGGTGGAGCAATGATACCAACAGTCTTTAGTACAATATTTATAATTTTTTCTGTTGAAAAACGCCCAGCAGTTACAGTGATAGTAGGACTAATCGTAACGATGGCTCCAACACTTGGCCCAACACTTGGAGGCTACATTACTGAATATTTATCTTGGCATTTTATGTTTTTACTCAATGTAATACCTGGTATTTTTGTTTGTGTAATCGTATATTTATATGCTGATTTTGACCAACCTAATTACGATTTGCTTAAAAATTTTGATTTTCTTGGCATTATTTTGCTGGCTATTACTCTTGCTTCTTTGCAATATGTTTTAGAAGAAGGAAATAAAAAAGGCTGGACAGAGAATAGCTTGATATTATTCCTTATCATCCTGACTGCTGTTGGGTTCATTACGTTAGTTATTAGAGAACTAACATTTTTTAATCCAATCTTAGATTTAACAGTTTTTGTTAACAAAAATTTTACTTTTGGTTGTGTTTATTCTTTTGTTATAGGTATAGGACTCTACGGTGCAGTATATTTATTACCTTTATTTTTATTTACCATAGCTGGTTTTAATACTGTACAAATTGGTTTTACTATGATGATTACGGGTATCAGGCAATTTCTATCGGCTCCACTTGCCGGAAGGATGCTGGGTTCCGGAATAGATTTAAGAATTATGCTGGCTATTGGTCTTTCTATGTTTAGTTTAGGATGCTATTTAAATAGTTTTTTAACAGCTGATGCTAAATTTGTTGAGTTTTTCTTACCGCAATTTATTAGAGGATTGGCGATGATGTTTTGCTTTTTACCTACCAATAATCTTGCTTTAGGGAGTATGAGTAAAGACAAGATAGGAAATGCTAGTGGTTTATATAATCTTACTCGTAATCTTGGAGGAGCCGTTGGTATTGCAGTTATTAGTACTCTTCTTACAGATAAAACTAAGATTTTTAGTCAATATCTAAATGAGAATATTTCATCCACTTCACCTTCCGCTATAATGAAGTTACAGTTTATGGGGCAATTATTAGATGGCAGAGTGGTTGATCCAGAAAAAGTATCGTATTTTTTATTAGCCAATAATATAAATAAGGAAGCATTTGTCATTGCGATAAATAGCATATTTGGTATTATAAGTGCATTATTTTTTATGGTAATGCTCTTTCTACCATTTACATCAACTGTTAGAGGTGGAAAAGGATATGATGCACACTAG
- a CDS encoding 2-oxoglutarate dehydrogenase E1 component, whose product MDKNFKQTSFLFGSNAIFIEELYQLYLSDHTAVDKSWQNYFQNIENNNSHQVTKSIAHIITSPCERGGGLDTDFSTVTNKLRVKMLIASYRKYGHYLVKLDPLNLEALKTKSQLKLNIEDFGFTKDQLNNIIEIDDQFFGIKSCAVSELVNLLDQTYAKDIAIEFDHVTNEDERTWLCEQMESNIQTFNVLTQDKKDILQDLVEIEGFEQYLHTKFPGAKRFSVEGGEAAVVAIDKAIDMSIVHGVEDVVIGMAHRGRLSTLTKVMTKPYKAILSGFMTGSILSNNLGISSDVKYHIGYSSDRIRGQSKVHLSMADNPSHLEAINSVVAGKVRAKQDNIQDVNRQKVMGILVHGDTAFCGQGVVAESLFMSNLKAYHVGGTIHFVINNQLGFTTNSYDTRPSRYSTEFAKIINSPILHVNGDNIQAVLKATNMAVNYRHKFARDIVIEIICYRKYGHNEGDEPMYTQGAMYNVIKNKQSPATVFANELMADGIIDQNHFPTLKEQFKLKLDQEYEHAKNYQPQAQYLEGLWSGYTRSNAKILSTGVSKNTLKELGIRLCQIPKDFPLNPKLVKLFELRANILKQDKPIDWATAEQLAFASLLNSGTRIRFTGQDSERGTFSHRHAVLHSQVDGSTYTPLNNLSQSQANFEIANSNLSEYAVLGFEYGYSLVNPKNLVIWEAQFGDFANGAQIIFDQFISSSENKWLRMSGIVVLLPHGLEGQGPEHSSARFERFLQLAAEDNIQVTYPTTPASFFHLLRRQIYSNIRKPLIVMSPKSLLRHKMAVSPLSHIDENTSFVPVLDEINETINAKEVTRVILCSGKVYYDLLEKREAKTISDMVIIRVEQLYPFEKDVIIKILGKYNKAKEFIWCQEESKNMGAWNFIKDHLNDTLKDMSINNQFKYVGRNESASPAVGALNIHNEQQEKLLEEALGK is encoded by the coding sequence ATGGACAAAAACTTTAAACAAACCAGCTTTTTATTTGGTAGCAATGCTATCTTTATAGAAGAATTATATCAACTATATTTATCAGATCATACAGCAGTTGATAAAAGCTGGCAAAATTATTTCCAAAATATTGAAAATAATAATAGCCATCAGGTTACAAAAAGCATTGCTCATATTATCACTTCGCCTTGTGAAAGAGGGGGGGGGCTTGATACGGATTTTTCTACTGTTACTAACAAGCTCAGAGTAAAAATGCTGATTGCCAGCTATCGCAAATATGGACATTATTTAGTAAAACTAGATCCATTGAATCTTGAAGCTCTTAAAACTAAAAGTCAGTTGAAGCTTAATATAGAAGATTTTGGTTTTACTAAAGATCAGTTGAATAATATTATAGAAATTGATGATCAATTTTTTGGAATAAAATCATGTGCAGTTAGTGAACTGGTTAATTTGCTCGATCAAACTTATGCTAAAGATATTGCTATAGAGTTTGATCATGTGACAAATGAAGATGAAAGAACCTGGCTTTGTGAACAAATGGAAAGTAACATTCAAACTTTTAATGTATTAACACAAGATAAGAAGGATATACTACAAGATCTAGTGGAAATTGAGGGATTTGAACAATATCTACACACAAAATTTCCTGGGGCGAAGCGTTTCTCAGTAGAGGGGGGAGAGGCAGCTGTAGTAGCTATAGATAAAGCTATAGATATGTCTATTGTTCATGGAGTAGAAGATGTCGTAATAGGTATGGCACATCGAGGAAGACTTAGTACCTTAACTAAGGTAATGACTAAACCTTATAAAGCTATTCTATCTGGATTTATGACTGGCAGTATCTTGTCAAATAATTTAGGTATTTCGAGTGATGTAAAATATCATATTGGCTATTCGTCAGATCGAATAAGAGGTCAATCTAAGGTTCACCTCTCTATGGCAGATAATCCTTCACATTTAGAAGCGATAAACTCAGTGGTAGCTGGTAAAGTACGAGCAAAACAGGACAACATTCAAGATGTTAATCGTCAAAAAGTAATGGGTATTTTAGTGCATGGTGATACTGCTTTTTGTGGTCAAGGTGTAGTAGCTGAAAGTTTATTTATGTCGAATTTAAAGGCTTATCATGTTGGTGGAACTATTCACTTTGTTATTAATAATCAGCTTGGCTTTACAACAAATAGTTATGATACCAGACCAAGTAGATATTCTACTGAATTTGCTAAAATAATTAATAGTCCAATTTTACATGTAAATGGTGATAATATTCAAGCTGTACTCAAAGCTACTAATATGGCAGTGAATTACCGACATAAATTTGCTAGAGATATAGTCATTGAGATCATATGCTATCGTAAATACGGTCATAATGAAGGTGATGAGCCTATGTATACTCAAGGTGCTATGTATAATGTAATAAAAAATAAACAATCCCCAGCAACAGTTTTTGCCAATGAACTGATGGCAGACGGAATAATTGACCAAAATCATTTTCCGACGTTAAAAGAACAATTTAAACTAAAATTAGACCAAGAATATGAACATGCCAAAAATTATCAACCACAAGCTCAGTACTTAGAGGGGTTATGGTCTGGTTACACTAGGTCAAATGCTAAAATACTCTCTACTGGTGTTAGTAAAAATACTTTAAAAGAGCTTGGTATAAGGCTTTGTCAAATACCAAAAGATTTCCCTTTAAATCCTAAACTTGTAAAATTATTTGAATTAAGAGCAAATATTTTAAAGCAAGATAAACCCATCGATTGGGCAACTGCAGAGCAATTAGCATTTGCCAGTCTATTAAATTCAGGTACCAGAATACGTTTTACTGGTCAGGATTCTGAGCGTGGCACTTTCTCTCACCGCCATGCAGTATTGCATAGTCAGGTAGATGGTAGTACTTATACACCATTAAATAATTTATCGCAAAGTCAAGCAAACTTTGAAATTGCTAACAGTAATTTATCTGAATATGCGGTTTTAGGTTTTGAGTATGGCTATTCATTAGTTAATCCAAAAAATTTAGTAATTTGGGAAGCTCAGTTTGGCGATTTCGCTAACGGAGCTCAAATAATTTTTGACCAATTCATTTCCAGTAGTGAAAACAAATGGCTCAGAATGAGTGGTATAGTAGTGCTACTACCACACGGATTGGAAGGGCAAGGTCCAGAGCATAGTTCTGCAAGATTTGAGAGATTTTTACAGCTTGCTGCTGAAGATAATATTCAAGTTACCTATCCTACAACCCCAGCCTCATTTTTTCATTTATTACGTCGTCAAATATACAGTAATATTCGTAAACCACTAATAGTAATGTCACCAAAATCTTTATTAAGACATAAAATGGCTGTATCCCCTCTATCGCATATTGATGAGAATACAAGCTTTGTACCTGTACTAGACGAAATTAATGAGACGATAAATGCCAAGGAAGTAACACGAGTTATATTATGTAGTGGCAAGGTATATTATGATTTATTAGAAAAAAGAGAAGCAAAAACTATTTCAGATATGGTAATTATTAGAGTTGAGCAATTATATCCGTTTGAAAAAGATGTTATCATTAAAATATTAGGTAAATATAATAAGGCTAAGGAGTTTATTTGGTGTCAAGAAGAATCTAAAAATATGGGAGCGTGGAATTTCATTAAAGACCACTTAAATGACACCCTAAAAGATATGTCAATTAATAATCAATTTAAATATGTTGGTAGAAATGAATCTGCTTCACCTGCCGTTGGTGCACTTAACATACATAATGAGCAGCAAGAAAAATTACTTGAAGAAGCCTTGGGCAAATAG
- a CDS encoding BolA family protein: MSKINRIKSKLDVLKPHYCEIVDESSKHASHTGGTTESHFRVKIFSTAFIGKSLLEQHKMINNLLADELASGLHALSIDTKKPKSLIDSQQTS; the protein is encoded by the coding sequence ATGAGCAAAATAAATAGAATAAAAAGCAAATTAGATGTGTTAAAACCACATTATTGCGAAATAGTTGATGAAAGTTCCAAACATGCTAGCCATACTGGTGGAACTACTGAAAGCCATTTTAGGGTTAAAATTTTTTCAACAGCTTTTATAGGAAAAAGCTTGCTAGAACAACATAAAATGATTAACAATCTTTTAGCAGATGAGTTAGCTAGTGGGTTACACGCCTTATCAATTGATACGAAAAAACCTAAATCGCTTATTGATTCACAGCAAACTAGTTGA
- a CDS encoding Na+/H+ antiporter subunit E, which produces MMHTRIFTLIVLLLTLFGLTGVPTDIFTLLISLSIVGITYLFAIKLHLMPRRVYLNYHSILYFIWLIKEILLSSLGVMKIIWRKNLNLQPVFEWIDSEQRNDISRVIYANSITLTPGTVTLDIADNMLLVHALEQSSIDNLKFGDSTMSKRVQQIWCRDKEA; this is translated from the coding sequence ATGATGCACACTAGAATCTTTACTTTAATTGTGTTGTTATTGACATTGTTTGGTCTAACAGGCGTACCTACAGATATTTTTACATTGTTGATTTCCTTGAGTATTGTCGGTATAACTTATCTTTTTGCAATAAAACTCCATTTAATGCCCCGTAGGGTTTATTTAAATTATCATTCTATACTATATTTTATTTGGCTAATTAAAGAAATACTGCTATCTAGCTTAGGGGTAATGAAGATTATCTGGCGGAAGAATCTTAATTTACAACCAGTTTTTGAATGGATTGATTCGGAACAGAGAAACGATATTAGTCGTGTAATATATGCTAATTCTATTACCCTTACACCAGGAACTGTAACGCTTGACATAGCAGATAATATGTTATTGGTGCATGCTCTGGAGCAATCATCAATTGACAATTTAAAGTTTGGTGATTCTACTATGAGCAAAAGGGTGCAGCAGATTTGGTGTCGTGACAAAGAGGCATGA
- a CDS encoding EAL domain-containing protein encodes MVKLDTKIRNLQFELDKVERGYCISFKLLNYDELNAMMAKDIHIIDKLNKIISEICNELISNFVTSIYKHIEHDRILLVLPILDPNLVKEIALKAHLLSQLYVDDLLPTVYMNCSIASIEFPKFSNKAEEIYNLLNWLISYPGDQNYYREYDSKYYNIEYIKESNKQLNLLRKSLLNKTMVFAYQPVIDRKTMKAHYYECLLRIPDTNNYLCSVGAIIPEAEKKGLIFIVDQVVLEMAIKELDANPDLMLSVNISNIGTLDSPLLVIAEKLLQTYDVSGRLIIEITETSLNQHYQQITYFMHRLRKYGCKFALDDFGSGFTSFKQLQNLPIDILKIDGSYVRNITSDLQSQDFIKRLINLSEDLGIQTVAEFVENGKIAKFLINLKIDAMQGDFFSPASVNRIK; translated from the coding sequence ATGGTGAAATTAGATACGAAAATTAGAAATTTACAGTTTGAGCTTGATAAAGTAGAGCGTGGATATTGCATCTCTTTTAAGCTATTAAATTATGACGAATTAAATGCTATGATGGCAAAAGACATTCACATAATTGACAAACTTAATAAAATTATTTCTGAAATTTGCAATGAATTAATTAGCAATTTTGTCACATCAATTTATAAACACATTGAACATGATCGAATATTATTAGTTCTACCGATATTAGATCCAAATCTAGTTAAAGAAATTGCCCTAAAAGCACATTTATTATCCCAGCTTTATGTTGATGATCTATTACCTACAGTTTATATGAATTGTAGTATTGCTAGCATAGAATTTCCCAAATTTAGCAATAAAGCTGAAGAAATTTATAATTTATTGAACTGGCTAATTTCTTATCCAGGTGACCAAAATTATTATCGTGAGTATGACTCTAAATATTATAATATAGAATACATTAAAGAGTCCAATAAACAGCTTAATCTCTTAAGAAAGTCCCTATTAAACAAAACAATGGTTTTTGCTTATCAGCCAGTTATTGACCGTAAAACAATGAAAGCTCATTACTATGAATGTTTATTAAGGATTCCTGATACAAATAACTATCTATGTTCTGTAGGAGCAATAATCCCAGAGGCTGAAAAGAAAGGTTTAATTTTTATAGTAGATCAAGTAGTGCTAGAAATGGCAATCAAAGAATTAGATGCTAACCCAGACTTGATGCTATCAGTTAATATTTCAAATATTGGCACATTAGATTCTCCTTTGCTAGTAATAGCAGAAAAATTATTACAAACATATGATGTTTCAGGAAGATTAATTATCGAAATTACTGAGACTAGCCTTAATCAGCATTATCAACAAATAACGTATTTTATGCACAGATTAAGAAAATACGGTTGCAAATTTGCTTTAGATGATTTCGGCTCTGGGTTTACTTCATTTAAGCAATTACAAAATTTGCCAATAGATATTCTTAAAATTGATGGTAGCTACGTACGTAACATCACCAGCGATCTGCAAAGTCAAGACTTCATTAAAAGATTAATTAACCTCTCTGAGGATTTGGGTATTCAAACTGTAGCAGAATTTGTTGAGAATGGTAAAATTGCCAAATTCTTAATCAATCTAAAAATAGATGCTATGCAAGGCGATTTCTTCTCACCTGCCTCAGTTAATAGAATAAAATAA